A single genomic interval of Amblyomma americanum isolate KBUSLIRL-KWMA chromosome 11, ASM5285725v1, whole genome shotgun sequence harbors:
- the LOC144110634 gene encoding uncharacterized protein LOC144110634 isoform X3, with translation MEREMDSLCGEQHRCGRSYPGDFDSEKEDLVSENSACESEEGMVTADPIVTVLPGENTKKQLHQSAHCSRSFIKKDPIEPHLLTQTGTDRIAFITSTRQCLRTALSIDRAVRVSAAPCRGCYHIGRLQLSTLGCRLADCGLQDHGARPGHS, from the exons ATGGAGAGAGAAATGGATTCTCTCTGCGGCGAACAGCATCGATGCGGCAGAAGTTACCCGGGAGActtcgatagcgaaaaggaggactTAGTTTCTGAGAACTCGGCCTGCGAAAGCGAGGAAG GCATGGTTACAGCTGATCCCATCGTCACAGTACTTCCTGGGGAAAATACGAAAAAGCAGCTGCACCAGTCCGCCCACTGCAGTCGGAGCTTCATTAAGAAAGACCCCATAGAGCCGCACCTTCTCACCCAAACGG GCACTGACCGGATTGCATTCATCACGTCGACACGACAGTGTTTGAGGACTGCCCTTTCCATAGACCGAGCTGTGAGAGTCAGTGCTGCTCCTTGCCGGGGGTGTTACCACATTGGGCGTCTTCAATTATCTACCTTGGGCTGCCGACTGGCTGACTGTGGGTTGCAAGATCACGGAGCCAG GCCTGGTCACAGCTGA
- the LOC144110632 gene encoding uncharacterized protein LOC144110632 — translation MSQQLHQSPHCSQSFTKKNCQDQHLLTLTDDRPYKCNHCGRSFAEKISLICHIRIHTGERPYKCNHCDSSFSRKGHLDRHLRTHTGERPYKCNHCDSSFTQSWNLAHHLRTHTGERPYKCDHCGNSFAKKDTLVAHLRTHTGERPYNCDHCDSSFAHSSCLVQHRRTHTGERPYNCDHCGNSFAEKGTLVSHLRTHTGERPFQCQLCPMVFTQRTVLAQHVRAHKSERPYQCQFCTMTFKEKGHLKRHENNKHTSKSTVPQSFDSFSQH, via the coding sequence ATGAGtcagcagctgcaccagtccCCCCACTGCAGTCAGAGCTTCACGAAGAAAAACTGCCAAGACCAGCACCTTCTCACCCTAACGGATGACCGTCCCTACAAGTGTAATCATTGTGGGAGGAGCTTTGCTGAAAAGATCAGCCTGATCTGCCACATCCGtatccacacgggtgagcgtccatacaagtgtaaccactgtgacagcagcttttctcgaaaaggccacctggaccgacaccttcgcacccacacgggtgagcgtccatacaagtgtaaccactgtgacagcagctttactCAAAGTTGGAACCTGGCGCATCACCttcgcacccatacgggtgagcgtccgtacaagtgtgaccactgtggaaATAGCTTTGCTAAAAAGGACACACTGGTGGCACACCttcgcacccatacgggtgagcgtccatacaattgtgaccactgtgacagcagctttgctcacaGCTCCTGCCTGGTGCAACACcgtcgtacccacacgggtgagcgtccatacaactGTGACCACTGTGGGAACAGCTTTGCTGAGAAAGGCACGCTGGTGAgtcaccttcgcacccacacgggtgagagaccattccagtgccagctctgccccatggTCTTTACACAGCGTACAGTCCTTGCTCAGCATGTGCGAGCCCATAAGAGTGAAAGACCTTATCAGTGTCAGTTCTGCACAATGACGTTTAAAGAAAAAGGGCATTTGAAACGCCATGAAAATAACAAACACACTTCAAAAAGCACAGTTCCTCAAAGTTTTGATAGCTTTTCCCAGCATTAG
- the LOC144110634 gene encoding uncharacterized protein LOC144110634 isoform X1 codes for MEREMDSLCGEQHRCGRSYPGDFDSEKEDLVSENSACESEEGMVTADPIVTVLPGENTKKQLHQSAHCSRSFIKKDPIEPHLLTQTGTDRIAFITSTRQCLRTALSIDRAVRVSAAPCRGCYHIGRLQLSTLGCRLADCGLQDHGARCSIFSGYLRYFQWLPRTRSFFFFCFCGSAPTTWLNSFGLPSGSQTREDNFVLAVLEQLADTERLYASTK; via the exons ATGGAGAGAGAAATGGATTCTCTCTGCGGCGAACAGCATCGATGCGGCAGAAGTTACCCGGGAGActtcgatagcgaaaaggaggactTAGTTTCTGAGAACTCGGCCTGCGAAAGCGAGGAAG GCATGGTTACAGCTGATCCCATCGTCACAGTACTTCCTGGGGAAAATACGAAAAAGCAGCTGCACCAGTCCGCCCACTGCAGTCGGAGCTTCATTAAGAAAGACCCCATAGAGCCGCACCTTCTCACCCAAACGG GCACTGACCGGATTGCATTCATCACGTCGACACGACAGTGTTTGAGGACTGCCCTTTCCATAGACCGAGCTGTGAGAGTCAGTGCTGCTCCTTGCCGGGGGTGTTACCACATTGGGCGTCTTCAATTATCTACCTTGGGCTGCCGACTGGCTGACTGTGGGTTGCAAGATCACGGAGCCAGGTGCTCAATTTTCTCGGGCTACCTCAGGTACTTCCagtggctgcccagaacgcgttcatttttctttttttgtttttgtggcagTGCACCTACTACCTGGCTGAATAGTTTCGGGCTGCCATCAGGCAGCCAGACTCGTGAGGACAATTTTGTGCTGGCAGTGCTCGAGCAACTAGCAGACACGGAGAGGTTGTATGCTAGCACAAAGTGA
- the LOC144110634 gene encoding uncharacterized protein LOC144110634 isoform X2, with the protein MEREMDSLCGEQHRCGRSYPGDFDSEKEDLVSENSACESEEGMVTADPIVTVLPGENTKKQLHQSAHCSRSFIKKDPIEPHLLTQTGTDRIAFITSTRQCLRTALSIDRAVRVSAAPCRGCYHIGRLQLSTLGCRLADCGLQDHGARCSIFSGYLRPGHS; encoded by the exons ATGGAGAGAGAAATGGATTCTCTCTGCGGCGAACAGCATCGATGCGGCAGAAGTTACCCGGGAGActtcgatagcgaaaaggaggactTAGTTTCTGAGAACTCGGCCTGCGAAAGCGAGGAAG GCATGGTTACAGCTGATCCCATCGTCACAGTACTTCCTGGGGAAAATACGAAAAAGCAGCTGCACCAGTCCGCCCACTGCAGTCGGAGCTTCATTAAGAAAGACCCCATAGAGCCGCACCTTCTCACCCAAACGG GCACTGACCGGATTGCATTCATCACGTCGACACGACAGTGTTTGAGGACTGCCCTTTCCATAGACCGAGCTGTGAGAGTCAGTGCTGCTCCTTGCCGGGGGTGTTACCACATTGGGCGTCTTCAATTATCTACCTTGGGCTGCCGACTGGCTGACTGTGGGTTGCAAGATCACGGAGCCAGGTGCTCAATTTTCTCGGGCTACCTCAG GCCTGGTCACAGCTGA